A stretch of DNA from [Limnothrix rosea] IAM M-220:
CGAGAGATGTAATAACACCTAAAGAAGCAAGCGCAAGACCCAACTGGAAGTGAAGGGAGTTGTTAACTGTATCGTAAAGACCCTTATGACCTGCACCAAGCTTTCCGCTAGGAGGCTGGTGAGCATTGAGGATTTCTTTGATGCTGTGACCAATACCGAACTTGGTGCGATACATGTGTCCAGCAATGATGAACAACACGGCGATCGCCAAGTGGTGGTGAGCAATATCAGTCAACCAGAGCGCCTCAGTCTGAGGGTGGAAGCCACCTAAAAATGTCAGAATCGCAGTACCAGCACCTTCAGAAGTACCAAAGAGATGGTTTGCAGTATCAGCATTCTCAGCATAAACGCCCCAATTTCCAGTGAAGAAAGGCATCAAACCAGCAGGGTGAGGCTTCACAGAAAGGAAGTTATCCCAGCCGACATGAACACCACGAGACTCAGGAATTGCAACGTGAACCAAGTGACCAGTCCAAGCCAAAGAACTCACACCAAACAAACCTGCAAGGTGGTGGTTGAGGCGAGACTCAGCATCCTTGAACCAAGACAGACTAGGGCGGAACTTGGGTTGCAAGTGCAGCCAGCCTGCGAATAGGAACACAGAAGAAAGGATCAGAAGGAATACTGCGCCTTGGTAAAGGTCAGCGTTGGTCGTCATACCAATGGTGTAGAACCAGTGGTAAACGCCAGAGTAAGCGATATTAACAGGATTAGAAGCACCAGCTTGGGTAAAGGCATCAATTGCACCTTGACCAAAGTGGGGGTCCCAGATCGCATGGGCGATCGGACGGACGTTCAGCGGATCTTTGATCCACTGTTCAAAATTGCCTTGCCAAGCGACGTGGAATAAAGTTCCGGAAGTCCACAGAAAGATGATTGCGAGGTGACCAAAGTGGGAAGCGAAGATCTTTTGATAAAGATTCTCCTCAGTCATCCCATCATGGGTTTCGAAATCATGCGCAGTGGCAATTCCGTACCAAATCCGACGTGTGGTTGGATCTTGAGCAAGGTCTTGGCTAAATTTTGGGAATTTAGTTGCCATAACTATGCTTGGAGGTTCTCCTCGTTAACAAAATGAGGTTTCGGTAAATCATTACTTCATTACCGGTTGTCTTCCCGCAGGGGAAGGAAAAGTGCCAATCGGTAGGGAAAGCAAAAAATCAAGCTCTGATTTAAACTCTCCCCCGACCTTTGGCTGACGGTGCGCAGCAACTGCGCTAACCGATGGACAAGCTTCTCGCGAGGAAGAAGGCCCAAGTTGTCACGATCCCACCAAGGAGATAGTGAGCAACACCAACTGCACGACCTTGAATAATACTCAAAGCACGAGGTTGGATTGCAGGAGCCAAGTTGAGCTTGTTATGTGCCCAAACAATGGACTCGATAAGTTCTTGCCAATAGCCACGTCCACTAAATAGGAACATCAGGCTGAAGGCGAAAACAAAGTGACCAGCTAGGAACATGATGCCGTAAGCAGACAAGGCCGAACCATAGGAGTTGATCACCTGAGAAGACTGAGCCCAGAGGAAATCACGGAGCCAGCCGTTGATAGTAATTGAGCTTGTTGCAAAGTTACCACCAGTGACATGGGAAATGCTGCCATCGGGAAGAACAGTACCCCAAACATCGGATTGCATCTTCCAGCTAAAGTGGAAAATCACGATGGAAAGAGAGTTGTACATCCAGAACAAACCAAGGAAGACATGGTCCCAACCAGAAACCTGGCAAGTACCACCACGACCAGGGCCGTCGCAAGGGAAGCGGAATCCGAGTTGACCCTTATCGGGAACCAGACGGGAGCTGCGGGAATAGAGAAGACCCTTCAGCAAAATCAGTACAGTGACATGAATAGTAAACGCATGGATATGGTGAACCATAAAGTCAGCAGTACCAAGGGTAATGGGCATCATTGCGATTTTGCCGCCGATCGCCATTACATCTCCACCAAACGCGAAACTAGCAGGAGCAACTGCCGTAGGAGCAGTAGCACCGGGAGCTACGGTATGAAGATTTTGAATCCATTGCGCAAAGATTGGCTGTAACTGAATCGCAGAGTCAGAGAACATGTCCTGAGGACGACCCAACGCACGCATGGTGTCGTTATGGATATAAAGACCAAAGCTATGGAAGCCAAGCCAAATACATACCCAGTTAAGGTGAGAAATGATTGCATCACGGTGACGGATCACACGGTCTAAGAGGTTATCAACGTTCTTAGCGGGATCATAATCACGAACCATAAAGATTGCGCCGTGAGCACCAGCACCAACGATTAGGAAGCCACCAATCCAAGTATGGTGAGTAAACAAGGACAACTGTGTGCCGTAGTCTACTGCCATGTAGGGATAGGGAGGCATCGAATACATGTGATGCGCAATGATGATAGTCAAGGAACCAAGAAGTGCAAGGTTGACGGCCAATTGGGCATGCCAAGAGGTCGTCAAAATCTCGTAAAGACCTTTATGGCCTTCGCCAGTGAAAGGACCTTTATGAGCTTCAAGAAGTTGCTTGATGCTATGACCTACGCCGAAACCAGTGCGGTACATGTGACCGGCAATGATGAAGAGAACGGCGATCGCCAAGTGGTGGTGTGCCACATCAGAGAGCCAAAGGCTTCCAGTTGTAGGGTTTAAACCACCCTTGAAGGTCAAGATGTCAGCATACACAGCCCAATCAAGCGTAAAGAAAGGCTTTAGACCCTGAGCAAAACTCGGGTAAAGCTCCGCCATTACAGAAGCATCAATGAACTCGTGAGGCAAAGGAATATCCTTCGCAGCTACACCAGAATCTAAGAGCTTATTGATAGGCATAGAAACGTGAATCAAGTGACCAGTCCAACCCAAAGAACCACAACCGAGTAAGACGGAAAGGTGGTGGTTGAGCATAGACTCAGCGTTCTGAAACCACTCCAACTTGGGAGCTGCTTTGTGGTAATGGAACCAACCGGCAAACACCATAAGGGCTGCCATAACAAGACCGCCAATGGCAGTCACATAGAGTTGATAGGAATTGGTAAAACCACAAGCGCGCCAGAGGTAAAACAGCCCAGAGGTAATTTGAATACCACTGAAGCCGCCGCCAACGTCTCCGTTAAGGATGCCTTGACCCACAACAGGCCAGACAACTTGAGCACTAGGCTTGATCACGGTGGGATCGTTTAACCAAGCTTCGTAATTAGAAAATTTTGCGCCATGAAAGTACATGCCGCTTAGCCAAACAAAAACTACAGCAAGGTGACCGAAGTGCGCGCTGAAGATTTTGCGCGAAATATCTTCGAGATCACTTGTTTGGCTATCGAAATCATGTGCATCGGCATGGAGGTTCCAAATCCAGGTGGTGGTTTTTGGACCCCGTGCCAGAGTTCGGTCAAAGTGACCCGGCTTGCCCCACTTCTCAAAAGAAGTTGGTACCGGATCCTTATCAACCTTTACTGCCATGAGGATTCTCCTCTCTAGACAATCGACTTAATAAAGGTTCTATCTAAAACAAAGTGATTTAAATAGATAAGCTGTGGGCGAATCATCAGCTTGCAAGGTTTCCAGTGATTTTGAAACACTTTCCATCATGTTGAAGAAAAGCATTGCTGTAAATCATAGAGCTTTGTTTCTATGTGGGTTGATTCGAATTAACAATATTTAAAAATCTCTGAAAGATACTGCCAGCAAGGGCTTAAATTGCTGGTTTCTCCTGCTCTTGACTGAGAATTACCGTTTTTTTCTTAACAAAAAGAAACGTTCTGTGATGTTCTGTGATGTTCTGGGGCGGATTCTTTTAGGGGCAATATTTACCATTGCTTTTTAACTATGTTTTTGCACTCACATAGGTACAGTTCGTCAAAACATTGTGGGGGAATCCGGGGGGTTACTGCTTCAGAATTTAGGAGAAGTTATGACATTAAGGGGTATCCCCGTTATAGTTTTGAATTGTAGGATCTTCTACTTGCAGCGGAGGCAAAGTCGCGGTGGAATTTATTCGGAATTTTCAAGCTACAGCACGGTTATTATTTCGTGGTGTTATTGCTTTTGTAATGTTTTTAGGGCTATCAAGCTGCGGCGATCGCCAAACACTTTCCACTGCACCACAGTTTAATAATCCTTCTGAGCCCGTCGTTACGGAACAGCTTACAGAAGTCGCAACTCCGAGCTTAATTACTCAACTGCGGGAAGAACTAACTCAGTATCAACCCCAAGTAAAGATCATTAGCCCTCAACCTAATGAATTGCTCACTAGCAGCAATGTCTCTGTGAAACTAGAGGTGAACGACCTGCCACTTTTTAAAGACCCTGATTTAGGTATGGGTCCCCATCTGCACCTATTCATTGATGATCAGCCCTATAGAGCGGTGTATGACGTTAGTGAGCCTATTATTCTTGAAGATCTCACACCGGGAAGTCATTTGCTGCGTGTTTTTGCCTCGCGGCCTTGGCACGAAAGTTTCAAAAATGAAGGTGCTTACGCGGAGACAATGTTCAGCATCTTTACGGAAAATAATTCACGCCTACCAGATTTTTCCCAGCCACTTTTAACCTACAGCCGTCCCCAAGGAACCTATGGTGCTGAGCCGATTATGTTGGACTTTTACCTAACTAACGCCCCGCTGCATTTTGTCGCCAATGAAACCCAAGAGGATAACGTCGCAGATTGGCGTATTCGTGTAACGGTGAATGGGGAAACGTTTATTCTCGATAATTGGCAGCCGATCTATCTCAAAGGATTCAAGAAGGGGGAAAACTGGCTCAAGCTTGAATTTATTAATGATCAAGGGGAGCTAGTGGAAAATGTTTTCAATAATCCAGTTAGAGTCATTGACTACGATCCGAAGCTAAA
This window harbors:
- the psaA gene encoding photosystem I core protein PsaA, translated to MAVKVDKDPVPTSFEKWGKPGHFDRTLARGPKTTTWIWNLHADAHDFDSQTSDLEDISRKIFSAHFGHLAVVFVWLSGMYFHGAKFSNYEAWLNDPTVIKPSAQVVWPVVGQGILNGDVGGGFSGIQITSGLFYLWRACGFTNSYQLYVTAIGGLVMAALMVFAGWFHYHKAAPKLEWFQNAESMLNHHLSVLLGCGSLGWTGHLIHVSMPINKLLDSGVAAKDIPLPHEFIDASVMAELYPSFAQGLKPFFTLDWAVYADILTFKGGLNPTTGSLWLSDVAHHHLAIAVLFIIAGHMYRTGFGVGHSIKQLLEAHKGPFTGEGHKGLYEILTTSWHAQLAVNLALLGSLTIIIAHHMYSMPPYPYMAVDYGTQLSLFTHHTWIGGFLIVGAGAHGAIFMVRDYDPAKNVDNLLDRVIRHRDAIISHLNWVCIWLGFHSFGLYIHNDTMRALGRPQDMFSDSAIQLQPIFAQWIQNLHTVAPGATAPTAVAPASFAFGGDVMAIGGKIAMMPITLGTADFMVHHIHAFTIHVTVLILLKGLLYSRSSRLVPDKGQLGFRFPCDGPGRGGTCQVSGWDHVFLGLFWMYNSLSIVIFHFSWKMQSDVWGTVLPDGSISHVTGGNFATSSITINGWLRDFLWAQSSQVINSYGSALSAYGIMFLAGHFVFAFSLMFLFSGRGYWQELIESIVWAHNKLNLAPAIQPRALSIIQGRAVGVAHYLLGGIVTTWAFFLARSLSIG